In Legionellales bacterium, a single window of DNA contains:
- a CDS encoding TraM recognition domain-containing protein, whose product MSLRGIKTKDELNPRELMRDTRTLGRKFKDFFYDPLGVGVLLTCCAAAIFVYPAAIDIVVVFGLFSFCFTVTRKYSLPFRMPQHANTLDYNDLNPGNGKPLKSRGILFLGNEKDTGLELWFSNDDMRTHMLIFGSTGSGKTEALISLAYNALVQGSGFIYVDGKGDNTLYSKIFAMTRAMGREDDLLLVNFMTGARDIVGPQEKRLSNTMNPFAMGSSSMLSQLVVSLMDQSSQSPDGDMWKGRAISFVEALMKVLVVMRDQGAILLDANAVRNYFSLERLEQIVMDKSFPRDGGLEPVSLEHLPSVVLEPITNYLINLPGYDKNKKGKQGPQVLEQHGFITMQLTRVFTSLADTYGHIIRTNLAEVDMKDVVLNRRILVVLLPAMEKSPDELSNLGKVIIATLKAMMAAGLGDEVEGDYHSIVQRKPTNSPTSFLCILDEYGYYAVPGFAVVPAQARSLGFSTIFAGQDLPAFQKASKEEAASIGANTNIKIAMKLEDPIETWEFFSKTAGEAYVTKVDAFQTKQDSITNTYMDTRSSSFEKRARIDLLDLKDQGLGEGHVFFKSKIVRANLFYANPPTTKRMRLNQFLKVEKPDKKKLVDFERRLIRFEEAYKNLDTFVSTQMENVEINLVAKKLNENPDVAPIERGVNALIAFHNNTIAEEHPEEAEDIADEQLNIFTQMRLGHRKKSDILTNEYDIFSEPIINKIPTREQIEFIERLTGKAAKHATNIAEEVIKDMQTATYYPPPIPNMPTASELAEIVNDVCNHIIEQRNIVSSGGSGGGQSSSQFKPLDLPDLPDLPDFPDFLNESSEKKSDTLTKFDEMDLNDLSIDDLPEPNFDDLLLDDDLFKMPNDNTAEENKKREEDEDK is encoded by the coding sequence ATGTCATTGCGCGGCATTAAAACCAAAGATGAATTAAATCCACGCGAACTCATGCGAGATACGCGCACACTCGGGCGCAAATTTAAAGATTTTTTTTACGATCCGCTAGGTGTTGGCGTGCTCTTAACATGCTGTGCTGCCGCCATATTTGTCTATCCTGCCGCTATTGATATTGTGGTGGTATTTGGTCTTTTTTCTTTTTGTTTTACCGTCACGCGCAAATATTCACTGCCTTTTCGCATGCCTCAACACGCCAATACCCTTGACTACAACGATTTAAATCCAGGCAATGGTAAACCGCTAAAATCCCGCGGCATATTATTTTTAGGCAATGAAAAAGATACGGGGCTAGAGCTGTGGTTTAGCAATGATGATATGCGCACTCACATGTTAATTTTTGGTTCTACCGGAAGTGGTAAAACCGAAGCGCTAATTTCTCTAGCCTATAACGCGTTAGTGCAAGGCAGTGGTTTTATTTACGTCGATGGTAAAGGCGATAATACGCTTTACTCTAAAATTTTCGCCATGACGCGTGCCATGGGGCGCGAAGATGATTTACTGTTAGTTAATTTCATGACCGGTGCGCGCGATATTGTGGGTCCCCAAGAAAAACGTTTATCTAATACCATGAACCCGTTTGCGATGGGTTCTTCCAGTATGTTATCGCAATTAGTCGTTAGTTTAATGGATCAATCTTCGCAATCGCCGGATGGCGATATGTGGAAAGGTCGCGCGATTTCGTTTGTGGAAGCATTAATGAAAGTCTTAGTTGTTATGCGCGATCAAGGTGCCATACTGCTCGATGCCAATGCGGTGCGAAATTATTTTAGTTTAGAACGCCTTGAGCAAATCGTCATGGATAAATCGTTTCCGCGCGATGGTGGCTTGGAACCTGTAAGCTTAGAACATTTGCCGAGTGTGGTATTAGAACCTATCACCAACTATTTAATCAATTTACCCGGATACGATAAAAATAAAAAAGGTAAACAAGGCCCGCAAGTACTAGAACAGCATGGATTTATTACCATGCAATTAACGCGGGTATTTACTTCGCTTGCCGATACTTACGGTCACATTATCAGAACCAATTTAGCCGAAGTCGACATGAAAGACGTCGTGTTAAATCGACGTATTTTAGTCGTGTTACTACCCGCAATGGAAAAATCACCCGATGAATTATCGAATTTGGGTAAAGTGATTATTGCAACATTAAAAGCGATGATGGCAGCAGGCTTAGGCGATGAAGTGGAGGGTGATTATCACAGTATTGTGCAACGTAAGCCGACGAATTCGCCCACGTCATTTTTATGTATTTTAGATGAGTACGGTTATTATGCTGTGCCAGGTTTTGCCGTGGTACCAGCACAGGCGCGTTCGTTGGGATTTTCCACAATATTTGCCGGACAAGATTTACCTGCTTTCCAAAAAGCCTCAAAAGAAGAAGCGGCATCCATTGGTGCAAACACCAATATAAAAATTGCGATGAAATTAGAAGATCCCATTGAAACCTGGGAGTTTTTCTCGAAAACGGCGGGCGAAGCTTATGTGACCAAAGTCGATGCTTTTCAAACTAAGCAAGATAGTATTACCAACACCTACATGGATACGCGCAGTTCTTCGTTTGAAAAACGTGCAAGAATTGATTTATTGGATTTAAAAGATCAAGGCTTGGGTGAAGGTCATGTATTTTTCAAATCCAAAATTGTGCGCGCCAATTTATTTTATGCCAATCCTCCCACTACCAAACGCATGCGATTAAATCAATTTTTAAAAGTGGAAAAACCCGATAAGAAAAAGTTAGTTGATTTTGAACGCCGGTTAATTCGTTTTGAAGAAGCCTATAAAAATTTAGACACATTTGTTTCTACGCAAATGGAAAATGTAGAAATTAATTTAGTCGCTAAAAAATTAAATGAAAATCCCGATGTCGCGCCAATTGAGCGTGGTGTGAATGCGTTAATTGCGTTTCATAATAATACGATTGCTGAAGAGCATCCTGAAGAAGCAGAAGATATTGCTGATGAACAATTAAATATTTTCACCCAAATGCGTTTAGGACACCGCAAAAAATCGGATATTTTAACCAATGAATATGATATTTTCTCCGAACCCATCATTAATAAAATACCCACGCGAGAACAAATTGAATTTATTGAGCGCTTAACCGGTAAAGCGGCTAAACATGCGACTAATATTGCGGAAGAAGTAATCAAAGATATGCAAACTGCCACGTATTATCCACCTCCTATTCCCAATATGCCGACGGCCAGTGAGCTTGCTGAAATTGTGAATGACGTGTGTAACCACATTATCGAACAGCGCAACATTGTTAGCAGTGGCGGAAGTGGCGGCGGACAATCCAGTTCGCAATTCAAGCCATTGGATTTACCGGACTTGCCCGATTTACCGGATTTTCCTGATTTCCTTAATGAATCGAGCGAGAAAAAATCCGATACATTAACTAAATTTGACGAAATGGATTTAAACGATCTCAGTATTGATGATTTACCAGAACCTAATTTCGATGATTTATTATTAGATGATGATTTATTTAAAATGCCTAACGATAATACCGCTGAAGAAAATAAAAAACGTGAGGAAGATGAGGATAAATAA
- the icmQ gene encoding Dot/Icm secretion system protein IcmQ — translation MTISQASIINGQRKLDAEHHRGQKMREYTPEEMRQRKICVVCARDYYVAIEIAVEQLNFADRMRAKPEEIEQEKIRIYRNLLKVVEKCFRSADWSISLFFQGIGNRIRAMRDEIRQTLNEATEFLNPNLDNASSQLRAGMKIVYVSLYQADGNNFNKWQALLTNITRLSIGRPVYESERDIQAVIRAKAEPRRDAYVALYVREEDIIPPLGGIHPRDRSGNQLLTIREGAIKPENIHEFIHNNGVTVTHYKFEKNKLCPK, via the coding sequence GTGACCATCAGTCAAGCTAGCATTATCAACGGGCAACGCAAGTTAGACGCCGAACATCATCGTGGTCAAAAGATGCGAGAATATACTCCAGAAGAAATGAGACAACGAAAAATCTGCGTGGTATGTGCCCGTGATTATTATGTTGCGATCGAAATCGCCGTAGAACAATTGAATTTCGCCGATCGCATGCGAGCCAAACCCGAAGAAATCGAACAAGAAAAAATCCGTATTTATCGCAATTTACTAAAAGTCGTTGAAAAATGTTTTCGCAGTGCTGATTGGTCGATAAGCTTATTTTTTCAAGGCATTGGCAATCGTATTCGCGCCATGCGCGATGAAATTCGCCAAACCTTAAACGAAGCCACCGAATTTTTAAATCCCAATCTAGACAATGCGTCTTCTCAACTACGCGCTGGAATGAAAATTGTTTATGTGTCTTTGTATCAAGCCGATGGTAATAATTTTAATAAATGGCAAGCCTTGCTCACCAATATTACGCGCTTAAGCATAGGCCGTCCGGTGTATGAAAGCGAACGCGATATTCAAGCCGTGATCCGCGCAAAAGCAGAACCCCGTCGCGATGCGTATGTGGCACTGTACGTGCGTGAAGAAGATATTATCCCTCCCTTAGGCGGAATTCATCCGCGCGATCGCTCGGGCAACCAGCTCTTAACCATTCGCGAAGGTGCGATTAAGCCCGAAAATATCCACGAATTTATTCATAACAATGGCGTCACCGTCACTCATTATAAGTTTGAAAAAAATAAACTATGTCCCAAATAA
- a CDS encoding cytochrome P450, translating to MPTAKPFPTVNLFNLMRMTYQNKADFIEKVTQRFGDIVQFSSFFDQNYIVNTESGIRHVLLDNQNNYTKEETHYQRLRYFFGQGLLTNEGESWKSQRHQLQPYFHSQQINHHAELVVQETRAHMEKWQDLAKKNKSFDMVPEMLTLALVIAGKVLYHVDLNQQADFIVRNIMILNRHIVNTAPFIPWWLPTYRNIRFRIALCHVQRTIREIITTRRSQPNSPATDLLHLALNAKQPDQVSPISEQHIFDEVLTLLVTGHESIGTHLIWTWLLLSQYPRVRIQLQAELKNVLNGQLPTITDLPNLVYLKAVIQESLRMYPPIWLISRKSIQADEIDGYYLPANSNVLMCPFLIQKHSQYWENPRQFIPERFLPDAKPKFSKHIYLPFGAGPRICIASQFSIAQIQLILATIAQHFEFEHLLDHPIVAESLVTYKPRELIMRAHYRHH from the coding sequence ATGCCAACCGCTAAACCATTTCCTACTGTTAATTTATTCAATCTAATGCGCATGACGTATCAAAACAAGGCCGATTTTATTGAAAAAGTCACCCAGCGATTTGGCGATATTGTGCAATTTTCCAGTTTTTTTGATCAAAATTATATTGTTAACACGGAATCTGGTATTCGTCATGTTTTATTAGATAATCAAAATAATTATACAAAAGAAGAAACGCATTACCAACGTCTGCGTTATTTTTTTGGGCAAGGTTTATTGACTAATGAAGGTGAGTCTTGGAAATCGCAACGTCATCAATTACAACCTTACTTTCATTCTCAGCAAATTAATCATCATGCTGAACTAGTGGTGCAAGAAACCCGTGCGCATATGGAAAAATGGCAAGACCTTGCTAAAAAAAATAAATCTTTCGATATGGTGCCAGAAATGTTAACACTGGCGTTAGTCATCGCGGGAAAAGTTTTGTATCACGTGGACTTAAATCAACAAGCAGATTTTATTGTACGTAATATTATGATATTAAATCGACACATCGTAAACACAGCCCCCTTTATTCCTTGGTGGCTTCCCACTTATCGCAATATTCGTTTTCGAATCGCTTTATGTCATGTTCAACGCACTATTCGTGAGATTATTACCACACGACGTTCTCAGCCAAATTCACCTGCTACTGATTTATTACATCTCGCGTTAAATGCTAAACAGCCGGATCAAGTTTCCCCTATCAGCGAACAACATATTTTTGATGAAGTATTAACCTTATTAGTAACAGGCCACGAAAGTATTGGAACTCATTTAATCTGGACATGGTTATTGTTGTCACAATATCCACGAGTACGAATTCAACTGCAAGCAGAATTAAAAAATGTATTAAATGGACAGTTACCTACTATTACAGACTTACCCAATCTTGTCTATTTGAAAGCAGTCATTCAAGAATCTTTGAGAATGTATCCGCCGATTTGGCTTATTTCAAGAAAATCAATTCAAGCCGATGAGATTGATGGTTATTATTTACCGGCAAATTCAAATGTATTAATGTGCCCTTTTCTCATTCAAAAACATTCTCAATACTGGGAAAACCCCCGACAATTTATCCCTGAACGTTTCTTACCGGATGCTAAGCCAAAATTTTCTAAACATATTTATTTACCGTTTGGAGCAGGGCCTAGAATTTGTATTGCCAGTCAATTTTCGATTGCACAAATCCAATTAATTTTAGCCACGATCGCTCAGCACTTTGAATTTGAACATTTGCTCGATCACCCCATCGTTGCTGAAAGTTTAGTGACGTATAAACCGCGAGAATTAATCATGCGCGCGCATTATCGACATCATTAA
- a CDS encoding OmpA family protein has protein sequence MLYDIDLSPFKWRYLKIVVIICLSFSITACLNEHTYFRQPTYLSKTQRLALVGAASGAAVGAYTGGGFGAGIGVIAGGIIGTTVGHFLQRHQTTLEKLMSNGVQVIAVGDNVVLILPANKFFYENSPNRRREMDPLLNDIAALLRGYRKVEVKVAAFTAPSPSAQRALALTTQQAQAIVDYLWAQGTDTRMMYAVGYGDAHPIASNQTAYGRAKNRRIEISLRLLPSCCQLAMPAS, from the coding sequence ATGCTCTACGATATAGACTTATCACCTTTCAAATGGCGCTATTTAAAAATCGTCGTGATTATATGCTTGTCGTTTAGCATCACGGCATGTTTAAACGAGCACACCTATTTTCGTCAACCCACGTATTTATCAAAAACCCAACGTTTGGCATTAGTGGGAGCCGCAAGTGGCGCAGCAGTTGGCGCTTATACTGGAGGAGGTTTTGGTGCGGGCATCGGCGTGATTGCTGGGGGAATTATTGGCACCACGGTCGGGCATTTTTTACAACGCCATCAAACCACACTGGAAAAATTAATGTCGAATGGAGTGCAGGTGATTGCCGTTGGCGACAATGTTGTTTTAATCTTGCCTGCGAATAAATTCTTTTATGAAAACTCACCCAATCGCCGACGTGAAATGGATCCTCTGTTAAATGATATTGCTGCGTTATTGCGGGGCTATCGCAAAGTTGAAGTAAAAGTCGCTGCGTTTACCGCACCTTCGCCTTCCGCGCAGCGCGCACTGGCGTTAACCACGCAACAAGCACAAGCCATAGTCGATTATTTATGGGCGCAAGGTACGGATACGCGAATGATGTATGCAGTAGGTTATGGCGATGCTCATCCCATTGCCAGCAATCAAACTGCCTATGGTCGGGCAAAAAATCGTCGTATCGAAATCAGTTTGCGTTTACTCCCATCGTGTTGCCAACTGGCAATGCCAGCCAGTTAA
- a CDS encoding type IV secretion protein IcmS, with amino-acid sequence MNMDMSAKLVKLAKVLNAKFTLNDRPISHREVFADTGLLPAIARRADQLCSLCLGYGIGISFEEADKSVLGVRVIFDEVTPNVLRYLCIADVLYELMKSAASMDVTPLDELMYD; translated from the coding sequence TTGAACATGGATATGTCGGCAAAATTAGTCAAACTCGCCAAAGTGTTGAATGCTAAATTCACCTTAAACGATAGACCGATTTCCCATCGTGAAGTATTTGCCGATACCGGCTTATTGCCAGCCATCGCCCGCCGCGCCGATCAACTCTGTTCGCTGTGTTTGGGCTATGGGATTGGAATTAGTTTTGAAGAGGCTGATAAATCGGTTTTGGGTGTGCGCGTGATTTTCGATGAAGTTACTCCCAATGTCTTACGTTATTTGTGTATTGCGGATGTATTGTATGAATTGATGAAGTCGGCTGCTTCGATGGATGTTACTCCATTAGACGAATTAATGTATGATTAA
- a CDS encoding DotI/IcmL/TraM family protein, which produces MAKTNPSTQTTKQEKIGNLYRYYQQRLFLRGLIGGLLTVLILALILLYHVTHQSLAPSYALMYDQTSRKTQSVELTELLKPNQSNPTVLKWAIDKVIRAYSLNFANYQSQLDDIKTSFTDRGWTSFLDQLTNAGVLGQIEDKKLVLSAVVSGVPILDMREYTDGQYTWHVQMPILVTITSASETRVASYLVSLLIIQVSTLENPKGIEISRFISTSNT; this is translated from the coding sequence ATGGCTAAAACCAATCCTTCTACCCAAACGACAAAACAAGAAAAAATCGGTAATTTATATCGCTATTACCAACAGCGTTTATTTTTACGGGGATTGATTGGGGGTTTATTAACAGTATTAATTTTAGCATTAATTCTTTTATATCACGTGACCCATCAGTCTTTAGCGCCGAGTTACGCTTTAATGTACGATCAAACTTCGCGTAAAACGCAATCCGTCGAATTAACGGAATTATTAAAACCCAATCAATCCAATCCAACCGTGCTAAAATGGGCTATCGATAAAGTCATCCGCGCCTACAGTTTAAATTTTGCTAATTACCAATCTCAATTAGATGATATAAAAACCTCGTTTACCGATCGCGGATGGACTTCGTTTTTAGATCAACTTACCAATGCCGGTGTATTAGGTCAAATTGAAGATAAAAAATTGGTTTTATCCGCGGTGGTGAGCGGGGTGCCAATTTTAGATATGCGGGAATATACCGATGGGCAATATACTTGGCATGTGCAAATGCCAATTTTAGTTACGATTACAAGTGCCAGTGAAACTCGCGTTGCCAGCTATCTTGTTTCACTGCTCATTATCCAAGTGTCCACCTTAGAGAATCCGAAAGGAATTGAAATTTCGCGTTTCATATCAACCTCTAACACTTAA
- the icmP gene encoding type IVB secretion system coupling complex protein DotM/IcmP, which yields MTGQSQGQQADNSLAPLWIMILVFIVLGLIWYFFSAQIIKTIFDYKAWQIDLIGKVIGGVQNSPTLLRLQKFIHEVNPANVSFSTLLAVCEVVGDYLRYPFAALILGLGIVLILRSDSFRFRSRYNMKTLFRAELKIWPQITPIANLNLVKQDIDEGPWAMSLQPMAFAKKHQLLKEERKSITDGMLLRDQRPTVSVIKGAAFRVFALQLGKPWQGLKPLPEHIKALFAAFAAKGNGDDKVARKLLLTIAESTARGGKLNYQGTEHLLAKYADTKPVKKILEQHGYVFTVMMSMLEFARQDGVFASADFLWLKPIDRTLWYALNMVGRQTPLPEVAGIFSHWVNEKEIGHALKTPMVEEAVNALELAIKEVIYIPDEEK from the coding sequence ATGACGGGTCAATCCCAAGGGCAACAAGCAGATAATTCACTCGCACCATTATGGATTATGATCTTGGTTTTTATTGTATTGGGATTGATTTGGTATTTCTTCTCAGCCCAAATCATTAAAACCATTTTTGATTATAAAGCTTGGCAAATTGATCTGATTGGCAAAGTCATTGGTGGCGTACAAAACTCCCCAACCCTGCTTAGGCTGCAAAAATTTATTCACGAAGTGAATCCCGCTAACGTAAGTTTTAGTACATTATTAGCGGTGTGTGAAGTGGTGGGCGATTATCTGCGTTATCCTTTTGCTGCGCTGATTTTAGGTTTGGGTATTGTGTTAATTTTGCGTTCAGATTCATTTCGTTTTCGTTCTCGGTATAACATGAAAACTTTGTTTCGCGCCGAATTAAAAATTTGGCCGCAAATCACGCCCATCGCCAATTTAAATTTAGTCAAACAAGATATCGACGAAGGTCCTTGGGCTATGTCCTTGCAACCCATGGCATTTGCTAAAAAACATCAGTTACTCAAAGAAGAACGCAAATCGATTACTGATGGGATGTTACTGCGCGATCAACGTCCTACCGTCAGCGTGATTAAAGGTGCGGCTTTTCGAGTGTTTGCCTTGCAATTAGGTAAACCTTGGCAAGGTCTAAAACCGTTACCCGAACATATCAAAGCGTTATTTGCAGCATTTGCGGCAAAAGGCAATGGAGATGATAAAGTCGCTCGAAAATTATTATTAACCATCGCCGAATCTACAGCCCGTGGCGGAAAATTAAATTATCAGGGTACTGAACATCTTCTCGCTAAATATGCTGATACCAAACCCGTCAAAAAAATTTTAGAACAACATGGATATGTGTTTACCGTGATGATGAGTATGCTCGAATTTGCTCGACAAGATGGGGTGTTTGCTTCTGCCGATTTTCTTTGGCTTAAGCCCATCGATCGCACCTTGTGGTATGCGTTAAACATGGTGGGTCGTCAAACACCGTTGCCAGAAGTCGCCGGAATTTTTTCCCACTGGGTAAATGAAAAAGAAATTGGCCATGCCTTAAAAACTCCGATGGTTGAAGAAGCGGTAAATGCATTAGAGTTGGCAATCAAAGAAGTCATTTATATTCCAGACGAGGAAAAATAA
- a CDS encoding type IVB secretion system apparatus protein IcmL/DotI, translated as MSDDAVEIVRLRNHFYRDNYRRLALALLITLLIVIILVGTLFYVLTHPPKPVYFATTADGRLVKLQPLTDPVLSDSAIAQWATKVAMQAYSYNYVDYRDALTRLSDNFTPYGWKQFVAGLQASNNLKAIIDRHFIMSAVATGSPQILQQGLLGDHYGWQVSLPMLVLLHSGSGQQIQQAYDVTLLVVRESRLNYPDGVAVAQFVASQREGMPSA; from the coding sequence ATGTCAGATGATGCAGTCGAAATTGTAAGACTTCGTAATCATTTTTATCGCGATAATTATCGTCGGCTGGCGTTGGCGTTATTAATTACCTTACTTATTGTGATTATCCTAGTGGGTACACTGTTTTATGTGTTAACCCATCCGCCAAAACCCGTTTATTTTGCCACAACGGCAGATGGTCGTTTAGTAAAACTCCAACCTTTAACCGATCCGGTCTTGAGCGATTCTGCCATCGCACAATGGGCAACCAAAGTTGCAATGCAAGCGTATTCGTATAACTATGTTGATTATCGCGATGCGTTAACGCGCTTATCCGATAATTTTACGCCTTATGGTTGGAAACAATTTGTTGCAGGATTACAAGCCTCTAACAATTTAAAAGCGATTATTGATCGTCACTTTATTATGAGTGCGGTGGCTACGGGGAGTCCGCAAATTTTGCAACAAGGACTTTTGGGCGATCATTACGGATGGCAAGTATCGTTGCCTATGCTCGTATTATTACACAGCGGCTCAGGACAACAAATCCAACAAGCCTACGATGTAACCTTATTAGTCGTGCGCGAATCACGGTTGAATTACCCCGATGGAGTCGCTGTCGCGCAATTTGTTGCAAGTCAACGCGAAGGAATGCCATCAGCATAA
- a CDS encoding DotH/IcmK family type IV secretion protein, producing the protein MMKAMNNITIFQAIQSLLLSVLFFTPFSAMAQPSWISGNQSPPPTVAQTVSPYFSQRLQQREAALSSGDTTSADNMTNIENQLAQQQNNASTAQKPPVAKIDPKELHNTAFSNLVSQSLPMSPREIVTLHNLFNATQRAASTIPGVPPRPVSRMMDVSLSPGSTPPVIRLYAGFISTLVFLDATGAPWPIQAYDLGNPRAFNISWNKKNNMMMIQALTVSTVANLMVKLQGNATPVMLTLVPDQQAIDYRVDLRIPGFGPDAKPATNGDGLPAAGDSLLLNLISGVAPVGSKELEVTGADAQAWLIQKKLYLRTQLNVISPGWITTVNSGDGTHVYELQRTPTVLLSDHGKLISIHLSGF; encoded by the coding sequence ATGATGAAAGCGATGAATAACATTACTATTTTCCAAGCAATCCAGTCATTGCTACTCAGCGTTTTATTTTTCACGCCATTCAGTGCAATGGCGCAACCGAGTTGGATTTCAGGTAATCAATCGCCACCACCCACCGTGGCTCAAACGGTTAGCCCATATTTTAGCCAGCGTTTGCAACAACGAGAAGCCGCATTATCCTCGGGCGATACGACTTCTGCCGATAATATGACCAATATCGAAAACCAATTAGCTCAACAACAAAATAACGCTTCTACCGCGCAAAAACCTCCAGTCGCGAAAATTGATCCGAAAGAATTGCACAATACGGCATTTTCTAATTTAGTATCGCAATCGTTGCCAATGTCTCCGCGAGAAATTGTTACATTGCATAATTTATTTAATGCAACGCAACGTGCGGCTTCTACCATTCCTGGCGTACCGCCGAGACCGGTTTCGCGAATGATGGACGTGAGTTTATCTCCCGGTTCCACGCCTCCCGTCATCCGCTTATACGCGGGATTTATTTCAACCTTAGTATTTTTAGATGCTACTGGCGCCCCTTGGCCTATTCAAGCCTACGATTTAGGCAATCCGCGTGCCTTTAATATTAGTTGGAACAAGAAAAACAATATGATGATGATCCAGGCATTAACGGTATCCACTGTCGCTAATCTCATGGTGAAATTACAAGGAAACGCTACACCCGTCATGCTAACTTTAGTGCCCGATCAGCAAGCGATCGATTATCGAGTCGATTTACGTATACCCGGATTTGGCCCCGATGCGAAACCAGCCACTAATGGCGATGGTTTACCTGCGGCTGGAGATTCTTTGTTACTGAATTTAATTAGTGGCGTGGCTCCTGTTGGCAGTAAAGAACTCGAAGTCACTGGCGCCGATGCGCAAGCGTGGTTAATTCAGAAAAAATTATATTTACGGACACAACTCAATGTGATTTCACCGGGCTGGATCACTACAGTCAATTCTGGCGATGGGACGCATGTTTATGAATTGCAACGCACCCCGACAGTACTGTTGAGTGATCACGGTAAATTAATTTCCATTCATTTATCAGGATTTTGA
- a CDS encoding SH3 domain-containing protein yields the protein MMKKLFSLTLTSTCLIAASSLALANAPAAKTLSLHTNPDAKSAVVSQIKPTQTLVEIFQKNGWVKVGNPENGDTGWIKASDLNASTQQQVTQQKLIIPHFSQTIITAVTDKNGHTTYKVEQSNDQKKISQKEAADLFKHIQEQQTQFQAHMQQLMNESFATFNDPFFTQAFPHVFNPQPVQIVVVPPNNHVTITPETKKAADKQ from the coding sequence ATGATGAAAAAATTATTTTCGCTAACACTCACTTCTACTTGTTTAATTGCCGCATCCTCACTGGCTTTGGCAAACGCTCCCGCGGCAAAAACGTTAAGCTTACACACCAACCCCGATGCCAAATCGGCTGTGGTAAGCCAAATCAAACCTACCCAGACCTTAGTTGAAATTTTTCAGAAGAATGGTTGGGTAAAAGTAGGTAATCCTGAGAATGGTGACACCGGTTGGATTAAAGCAAGCGATCTGAACGCCTCTACCCAACAACAAGTAACTCAACAAAAGCTCATCATTCCTCATTTTAGTCAAACCATTATTACCGCCGTAACAGATAAAAATGGTCATACCACGTATAAAGTCGAACAATCGAATGATCAGAAAAAAATCTCACAAAAAGAGGCGGCCGATTTATTTAAACATATCCAAGAACAACAAACGCAATTTCAAGCGCACATGCAACAACTGATGAATGAAAGTTTTGCCACGTTTAATGATCCGTTTTTTACCCAGGCGTTTCCTCATGTTTTCAATCCACAACCCGTGCAAATTGTTGTCGTGCCACCGAATAATCATGTGACGATCACGCCAGAAACTAAAAAAGCAGCGGATAAACAATAG
- the icmT gene encoding IcmT/TraK family protein: MAGGFKADTHWRDSARSARFWVFDANACFPILFALLHIAVWTICLAIVATFFFTMLNRRGYTVTVFFRVLRTYIAGPRKQSRPWWI; the protein is encoded by the coding sequence ATGGCAGGCGGTTTTAAAGCAGATACCCATTGGCGCGATTCCGCGCGCAGTGCGCGATTTTGGGTCTTCGATGCGAATGCGTGCTTTCCTATTTTATTTGCATTGCTTCATATTGCTGTCTGGACGATTTGCTTGGCTATTGTTGCGACATTCTTTTTTACTATGCTCAATCGGCGCGGTTATACGGTAACCGTATTTTTCCGCGTGTTACGCACTTATATCGCCGGTCCACGCAAACAATCACGGCCTTGGTGGATTTGA